CGCAGCTTCGCCTGTCCTTTGGAATCCACCCCACATTAATATTCTGGTTCTTCTGTCTGAACACCTTGCCAGTCCAAAGGAGAGCTCAGATCCCCCGAACAGCTAAAGACACAGCCCCCCCAGCTGAAGACCAAACGCCTGAGAGAGTATACCCTCAAATGCCACTCCAGCATGCCCCACAACAACTCCTACGTCAACTTTGAGCGTTTTGCCCATGTGGTAGAGGATATGGCTCGGGTGGATCAGGGATGTCGTGCCCTGGCAGAGGTTCATGGCATTCTCCAGGATGACGTGGAGGCTCTGGTCTCCATCTACAATGAGAAGGAGGCTTGGTACCGAGAGATGAATGAGAGCGCCCGGCATGACCTGTCCCAGCTCAGGTACGAGTTCCGGAAGGTGGAGTCCTTGAAGAGGCTCCTTCGAGAAGACCTCCAGGTCACAGGATCCAGCCTTGGAGGGGTGGCTAAGAAGTTGGACCATGTGCAGGCCCAGTTTGAAGCTCTGAGGCGGGAGGTCTCCGCAGACCTCCAGTGGATGCAGGAGCTGGTGGGAGGCTTCCAGCCCGAGAGGAAGGACACAGATGGCCCGGGCTCCGTGTTCTGTCGGGATGCCAGTGAATCCCTGTCTGAACTGCTGCACAGATCACGCACCGAGGAAGTCCTGGCTGGCTTGAAGCTCTGAACGCTGGGATCCAGCCATAGTGCATCTAGGATGATGGACAGAAGCCTGTGTCTTTCACCCTGCCTGGCAGGCACCCAGCTACAGTTATCCTGCAGGGTGTGTGTCTATAGCATAGCCACCCCCCTCCAGAAAATTCACACTCACTGAAGtgctaggtttttaaaaattattattgtttattttggtccttgtagtggagcttgaactcagggcctggacatttttgcttggcttttcgctctagcacttgaaccatacctccacttccagcttcttgctgtttcattggaaataagagtctcacagaacttctttccaggctgactttgaactgtgatcctcaggtcttggcctcctgaatagttaggatgacaggtgtctaGCcactgaaccactggcacccaactaagTATTCATTCTATACCTCCTTTACTAGTCTGGTTTTCTGCAAGAGAGCTGGCAGGGCAGTCGAGCTGTTGAAACAATTTAAAGAATGAAAGCCCTCGCCGAGGTACCTTCTCCATGGGAAGGCTGGCTGGTGCCGGGGCACTGCTTGATAATTGATTAGTGATGATGGATTAGTTCATCTCTC
This genomic stretch from Perognathus longimembris pacificus isolate PPM17 chromosome 23, ASM2315922v1, whole genome shotgun sequence harbors:
- the Dapk2 gene encoding death-associated protein kinase 2 isoform X3, yielding MSRIFLGADLLFVPENIMLLDKNIPIPHIKLIDFGLAHEIEDGVEFKNIFGTPEFVAPEIVNYEPLGLEADMWSIGVITYILLSGASPFLGDTKQETLANITAVSYDFDEEFFSQTSELAKDFIRKLLVKETRKRLTIQEALRHPWITSKGELRSPEQLKTQPPQLKTKRLREYTLKCHSSMPHNNSYVNFERFAHVVEDMARVDQGCRALAEVHGILQDDVEALVSIYNEKEAWYREMNESARHDLSQLRYEFRKVESLKRLLREDLQVTGSSLGGVAKKLDHVQAQFEALRREVSADLQWMQELVGGFQPERKDTDGPGSVFCRDASESLSELLHRSRTEEVLAGLKL
- the Dapk2 gene encoding death-associated protein kinase 2 isoform X4 gives rise to the protein MLLDKNIPIPHIKLIDFGLAHEIEDGVEFKNIFGTPEFVAPEIVNYEPLGLEADMWSIGVITYILLSGASPFLGDTKQETLANITAVSYDFDEEFFSQTSELAKDFIRKLLVKETRKRLTIQEALRHPWITSKGELRSPEQLKTQPPQLKTKRLREYTLKCHSSMPHNNSYVNFERFAHVVEDMARVDQGCRALAEVHGILQDDVEALVSIYNEKEAWYREMNESARHDLSQLRYEFRKVESLKRLLREDLQVTGSSLGGVAKKLDHVQAQFEALRREVSADLQWMQELVGGFQPERKDTDGPGSVFCRDASESLSELLHRSRTEEVLAGLKL